The stretch of DNA TGATATAGGTTGTATATTGAATTATACTAATTATTTCCTCTATTGAGGAATTTGCAGATAGCTTAATGTTATTAAGCTttcagaatataaaaaaacaccatCTAATAATGTCATGGACCTCAcccaaatatatttattttttatgaatCTCAATATGTGAGATCCAGGAGAACTTGCATGACATTTTACTGTGATTAAACTTTACCAAGCACTACCAAGGATTTGAAACCATATTTTCTTTATACAGCTGTTACTGAAAACATTGTTAGTTTAGATTAACCTCATGGATTTTGAACCATTTCTTCTAAAAGAATGTTTCCTGTATTTCTTTCCTTGTCTATTTCTACATTTCTTTACGTAACTTAATTTAGAGGCATAGCAGATCACATGATTTAGCGTGATTAATCTGGCTGAATACTGCAATTGCTGAAATGCAATGTCAATTGTAATATAAGTGAATACACTGAATGTTCTCTAGATAACATTTAGCAAAGATCTTTTAGTCTGACCAAGAGATGTGATAACATTTTAACTCAGTACTTCAGTAAACTGATCTTAGTGATTTTCTTGTATCCTAATGAATTCTTTgaaaaaagcaaaataaaaatacTATACTGTTATAGTTTGTCTGTTTACCTGTCTTATAGGAATATGTACTCGATACAACTTCTACTGGATGACAATGCATGTGCACTGTATGTACTTAAAAGAGGATGCTTTTGTATGCTGACGTCcagtatttatttaaaataggGATCAACACTGTATAGTTGTCTTGATATCATCTGTGTagagctcctctcctcctcagtcgtcctcttcttcatcctcaaggccctctgcctcctcctgtgCAGCTCTCTGTTCCTCTAAGGCAGCTTTCAGGGCTTGCTCCTCCTCCAGAGTGGGGTCCAGGGCCTCTGTGATCTCCGGCCCACTTGGGTACTCGGCCTGAGCCATTGGCACCGTGGTGGGGCTGAATCCATACTTGTAGTTGGTAGACTTCATGCCCCATCCGATGTAGATGCTGTCAAATTTCCTTAAGGCAATATGCATGTATATCAGTTTTCTTGTATGGATGATCATTAGTGACCTACACAATAGTATGAAGTGCCATAATTTAGGAAACTGCTCCTTACTTCGCACGGGCATAGGCATGGGCCCCTGGCCAGAGGTTTGAGCGCAGAGTAGAAATGGCAAACTGGGGGATTAGGGCTGAGGATAACCCAAGGCTCCATGGAGAGGTGTTGTTGACTTCTAGACACATAAAGCACACATAAACTCCTACTTTGTCCAGAACACGTCTCTATAGTTCAACACACAGCCCTTTTTTTGGACATGAACACAGTATTATGGTTCTTGCCAGGGCTGATGTGACTGGCAGTTTGTGACCACAGGACACGTGTGAGGACAACTCGATGAAattctgtatttgtatttacagctacatgaacttactttccagGCTTTCCCTCTGGACTCACCTTTTGTCTCTAAGAGCCACAATACTTTTAGATCTGCTTTCACAAAGCATTGGATTGGTTCAGACTATTTTAAATGCATGCTAATCCTGCCAATTTACAAAAATCATCTCCATATTTATATTGCAATAAATGTCTGGCTCTGTGATATTTTGATAAACATCTGGCTTTGTGAGGTGATTGCTGACCTGCATCCTCAGACAGAGGGGTTAGGAGTGGTGGGCCCACTTCAGGCTCCGGCTCATCAGGCTCCTCgtctttctcctcttcatccCCATCCTCCTCAAAGTTATCCTCAGGCTTCGCAGCCAGGTTGACCCAGACACAGCGACCCTTGGGGGACAGACATTCACGTCAGTGTGTCACACAAATGTCACAACTGTCGAGGCAAAAACTTCAAATCAGACTTCTCAACTAGACCACTGTCAATGTGTTCATCTCAGTGAACAGAATTAGCTTGGATGAATTTGACTTTGATGTCCATAAATGACTTATGTGAGTACAATGACCATTCCAGTGCAGTTGCTACAGTTGCCAGTCAAAAAGCCCACAGTATGTCATGCAATATTCAGTGTAAAAATCAGATAGAATAATCTtgggatgtttcatgtagttttaAAAGTTTAATAAATCTGGTCTGAGTACAAGGCCATGTTAGCCAATATAGAGAGGCAGAGGTGCATAGCTGTCTCAAGGAGttaagattatatatatattatctaAAAGGAGAAAGTAGTCTACCTTTAAGAAGATGGGTATTAGCTGTTAGATTGTGCAGTCAGCCCAAGGGTCAAAAAGCCTTAATTACAATCCTGTGCATAGTCtgcatgaaaatgaaaattACCTGAATTAGGATGTGCTGAACGTGATGCACCCATGTGGACAGTGACTCGGCCATTTCTGTTACAGGAATGCCTTCAAAGTCAGGGTTCTCTTCAAAGCTTGCACGtgctccatcatcatcatcgtcaccttcCTCTTCCCCAAACTGAAAGTACCCAAGAGGACTGACTTGTGTTGCAGCGGAGATACGTGCAATTTGGGCCCTCAAATAGTTGGCCTCACTGCCCGGAAATGGTGGATAACTGATAATTGGAGTGCTCAGACATCCCGTGAAGAACTTTCGGATCTGTCGAGCAATTGTGATTTGAGCAGGGGTGACACTTGGCAGTTTGACCCAAGGTAAGCCAGGCTCCTGGCAAACGAAGTAAGTGTACTTGTTTGCACCAGTATGATTCTCCTCTTTGGGCACCACTGGTGGTGATTGATGTGTAGATTTTGGAAGGGGGTCAACCTAAAAGGCACATGAATGAATTAACCTCTAATGTATTTTTTCATCTGAATGAGTAAAATATCCCATACTACACTAGGCTTACCACTTCCAgcacttctcctccttcttcctcctcatttggctctttttcttcttcatttgcTGTTTCCTCCGcaccttcctcatcctcctcatcctctctcagcTCTACCTCTGCCACTAGGTAGTTGGCCTCTGTGCCCAGGATTTTGCCCCAGAAGCGACAGTGCTGCAGGGGCTGCGTGTCAACCAGGTGCTTCAGTGCTAAGAAGATTCTCTGCATCTCATCTTTGTCCATCCCT from Clupea harengus chromosome 8, Ch_v2.0.2, whole genome shotgun sequence encodes:
- the rsph4a gene encoding radial spoke head protein 6 homolog A; amino-acid sequence: MKPAEEDKQTDQMATCLKAFMLKTSTKTNLNLYDHLTRLLHKILDERPENAVDVFEDMSREVKRGLMQEKQGALRDAPFSSAQQDLAELQRILFASRQGEQGDQEEELVEAPIPNVAELAFYLEQAGVGMDKDEMQRIFLALKHLVDTQPLQHCRFWGKILGTEANYLVAEVELREDEEDEEGAEETANEEEKEPNEEEEGGEVLEVVDPLPKSTHQSPPVVPKEENHTGANKYTYFVCQEPGLPWVKLPSVTPAQITIARQIRKFFTGCLSTPIISYPPFPGSEANYLRAQIARISAATQVSPLGYFQFGEEEGDDDDDGARASFEENPDFEGIPVTEMAESLSTWVHHVQHILIQGRCVWVNLAAKPEDNFEEDGDEEEKDEEPDEPEPEVGPPLLTPLSEDAEVNNTSPWSLGLSSALIPQFAISTLRSNLWPGAHAYARAKKFDSIYIGWGMKSTNYKYGFSPTTVPMAQAEYPSGPEITEALDPTLEEEQALKAALEEQRAAQEEAEGLEDEEEDD